The region GATAGGTTAATTTTACTCCATCTTTTGCTGCAATATCCTTGAAGTTAGCTCTATGTTCCATAAGCTTTGTAACTTCAACTTCTTCAAAGAGGGTTACATGTGGAATTTCTTGCTTTTGGCTAACCATGTTTCTTGCAATAGCCTTCCTGATTGGACTCATCGGAACGCGACCTTCTTTAACAGGAGCTTGTGGTGCTGATTTTTGGCTTACTGGGCTAGCTTCTACTTGAGGAGTAACCTCTTGAGCTTGTGGTGCTGCTTGAGCCTGTGGACTTGCTTGTCCTGCGTCCTTGAAGTTCTTAACATCTTGTAGGGTAACTTGACCGTGACGGCCTGTTGCTGGAACCTTGGTCAAATCAACGCCGCTAATTCGAGCGAGCCTTCTAACCGATGGCATAGCCCTAATTTTTCCGTCAATAATCGGAGCTCCAATTTTTTGAACGGGAGCCTCTTCGACTGGAGGGGTTGGTTGGACTGGTGCTGGTTGAGCTGGTGTTTCTGCTGGAGCAGGGCTTGGTGCCTCACTTGCTGCTGGACTTGCTTGACCAGCTGCAGCACCACTTCCATCTCCATCAAATTCTACCAAGGGAGCTCCAACTTCAACAACAGTACCCGCTTCAACGAATAATTTTGTTACTGTACCACTGTAAGGTGAAAGAATTTCCTGAAGTAATTTATCATTTTGTACTTCTGCTAGGGTATCATCTTCCTTGACCTTGTCACCAACCTTTACAGACCATGATGCAATCTCACCCTCATGCATTCCCTCACCGACATCGGGCATTTTAAAAATCTCAGTCATATTCCACAATCTCCTTAACTTTTGCTACAACATCATCCACTTGCGGTAACCAGTCGTTTTCTGCCATTGAGAATGGGTACACACTATCTGGTGCTGAAACACGACCGATTGGTGCCTTTAGACTTAAGATGAAACGTTCACTGATTTCTGCCATAATGCTACTTGCAATACCAGCTTGTCTTTGTGCTTCTTGGGCAACTACCACGCGACCAGTTTTTTCAACACTCTTACCAATTGTTTCAACATCAATTGGAGATACTGTTCTAAGGTCAATGACCTCAACTGAAATTCCTTCTTTCTCAAGGTTTTCAGCTGCCTTCAAACAGTTGCCAACCATTCCACCATAGCTAACGATAGTTATATCGCTTCCCTCACGGGCAACAGCTGCCTTATCTAGGGGTGTTGTGTAATATCCTTCTGGTACTTCTGCCTTGACTGAACGATAAAGTTTTAGGTTTTCAAGATAGATGACTGGATCATTTGATTCAATGGCTGCCAGTAAAAGACCCTTGGCATCAGCTGGATTACTTGGCATGACCACCCTTAATCCAGGAGTTTGGGCCATTAAGCCCTCCAAATTATCCGCGTGCATCTCAGGCGTATGAGTTCCACCACCATAAGGCGAGCGGACAACAATTGGGAATTGCTTGGTTGCACTAAAACGGAAGCGATTCCTTGCCATTTGAGCTGCAATGGAATCCATTACCTCAAAGATGAAACCAAAGAATTGAATCTCCATGACTGGGCGAAAATCTTCTGTTGTAAGACCTATAGCCATTCCACCAATGGCACTTTCTGCTAGAGGAGTATTGAAGACTCGGTCTTTTCCATATTTGGCATTAAGGCCTTCTGTAGCCCTAAAAACTCCACCATTTTCACCAACGTCCTCACCAAAAACAAGGACATTTTCATCCCTTTCAAGGGCAAGATCAAGTGCTTCTGTGATAGCTGCAATATAAGTTTTTACTGCCATTTATTTTCCCTCCCCTTCAAACTTCTTAATTTGCTCTTCCATGATAAATCCTGGTTGTTCAAAGGTATTTTTGATGAAATCTGATACCTTTTGTTTAGGTACATTATCAGCCTGTTTGACTGCATCATCGATTTCACTGTTGACTTCTGCCATGTATTTTTCCTCAATATCAGTAGACCATAGGCCTTTACCTTCAAGGAATATACGCATCCTGATTAGTGGATCTTTTTTATACCAAGCTTCAATGTCTTCTTTAGTCCTATAACGAAGGGGATCGTCTCCACTCATTGAGTGTGGCTCCAAGCGGTCACAAAGGGTCTCAATCAAGACCGGACCATTACCTGAAACTGCCCATTCACGTGCCTTTTTAGCAGCGATATAGCAGGCCAAAGCATCCATTCCATCAACAACAATACTTGGAATACCAGCACCCCAACCCTTAGAAGCCAAGTGTGGTGCAGAACTTTGAAGATTACGCGGAGTTGAGATGGCAAAACCATTATTTTGAATGAAGAAAACGGCATTAGCCTTATAAGCTCCTGCAGTATTCATTCCTTCATAGGTATCCCCTTGAGAAGAACCACCATCGCCTGTATAAGTATAAGCGACTGACTTCTTGCCCCTCATCTTCATTCCAAGGGCGATTCCTGCTGCTTGAACAAACTGAGCTCCAATAATAATCTGTGGGAACCAAGTTTTTACATCACCCATTTGGTTCCCAATTTGATGACCACGGCTCCACAAGAAAGCCTTGTAAATAGGAAAGCCCTTGTTAATCATTTGCGGAATATCACGGTAACCTGGCATCAAGAAATCATCATCAGTAAAGGCATAACTTGTCGCAGATTGACTGGCTTCTTGACCACGAGTTGGAGCAACAAAGCCCAAGCGTCCCTGTTTAGCAAGTTTTGTGCTTCGCTCATTGAGGACATACTGCCTAATCATAAGCTTCATAATATTGACCAAGTCGTCATCACTGATACCTGCTTCATCAAAAAGCTCCTGATCAACTAACTTCCCATCATTATCTAAAACTTCCAGTGTTGGAAATTCTAAATCTTGGGCTTCCATTTGTTTCTTAAAATCTAAAATTTCAAGACCTTTTGTCATATACTAAACCTCCTTAGCACTTTCAAACAAACTTGCAACTTCTTCAGGGGTAATTGTTCCAAAATATTTCTTAGATTCATATTTTTTAAGTAAATCAAGAATTTTCTCTTCATCAAAAGGTAGGCCAACAAACTTAGGAACAATGTTGTCAACGTCTTCCACATCAAGGAAGTCCCCTTCAAATGTTATTGATTGGATAATACCCTTTTCAACCTGAGCCTTAATATCAATGATTCCACCTGTGAATTTTTCATGGGCATGATAATTGAATTTTGGACTTTGGCCGTAATTCCAATCCCAACTTGAAAACTTATCCTTGGCAGCCTTTTTAATCTCAGCCAGTTGGTCTTCATTTAAAACAATCTCTGCATCCTTATCATGGTCAGATAATTCATACCTTACAGCTTCATGGAATTCTTCAAAGGTAAGTTCTGGTACCACATCATGGATATTTCCTACCCTGCTACGCACGCTTTTCACAGCTTTTGAAATGAATTTTTCATCACTTACATTAAGAGCTCTGACAAGAGTTTCAACATTACTGTTAAAAAGTAGGGTTCCGTGGTGCATGAGGTAGCCGTTGGCATAACGCTGGGCATTACCACTTATCTTCTTACCATCTACCATAAGATCATTACGACCGCTAGCAACAGCTGGAATTCCAAGTTTATTTAGGGCCCGAAGCATGGGTTCCACAAACTTCTTCCAATCAACCTTGTCAGGATGATCCAAAGGAATAATGAAGGTAAAATTAAGGTTACCTAGGTCATGATAGACTGCTCCCCCACCTGTAACTCGCCTAACAACCTCAATTTCATGCTCCTTAATAAAGGGTGCATTAATCTCTTCAAAGGTGTTTTGGTGTTTTCCAACAATCACGGCATTTTTATTTTGCCAAAGGGCAAACACGGGCTCACTGGGCTTCAATTTAGTTAGTAACCACTCATCCATGGCAATGTTAAATGGAGCCGTTTTATTATTATTAATGATATATCTCAAGTGCTTCTCCTTTTCTCTAATCGCCACATATAGCAGCAATCCTAGCAATCGCTTACAATTTTCATTGTAAGTTATTTTGTGATTTTTTACAAATTATTAGGTTTTTTCTTCTATAATAGGGCTTTAAAAGCAATAATTTAGCCAACTTAAGTCAAATAGCTTGTTAGTAGATGATTTTTCTGTTATGTTTATACTTACGCTATAAATAAAGACGAAATGAGGTAGAAAATGGCTATAATTGGTATTGCAGGAACAACCTTTAATGAGACAGAGGAGCTTCCCTTTCATGGTAACAAGGTAATTTACACCAGAAAAGGATTCACCGATGTTATCCAGGATTTAGGGCACACTCCTATTATTATCCCCCAAGACCAACCTGAAAAGGCTGCGACCTATATGAAGCTTGTTGACAGACTCCTTCTAACTGGTGGCGAGGACGTAAGCCCTCGTTTTTACGGGGAAGAAGCTTCTACAAAGCTTGGGAAGACTGACTCTAGTCGAGATTTGTTCGAATTCGCCCTGATTGATGAAGCTGTAAAAGCCAACAAACCTATTTTAGGTATTTGCCGAGGCTTGCAGGTTCTCAATGTTAAATTTGGCGGTAGTCTCTACCAAGACATTTCCCTTTCAGGCAGCCAGATAAAACACCTGCAAATTCCTACCAAGCAAATTTTCTCAACCCATCCTGTCAAACTAAAAGACGGGGGCATCCTTGACTTTTTAGGCAAGGAGCACTGGGTTAATTCCTTCCACCACCAGGCTGTTAAGGAACTTGCTCCAGGATTTGACGATATCGCTTACGCAAGTGATGGCTTGATTGAAGCCATTCATAACAAGGAAAATAGGGCCCTAGGTATCCAGTGGCATCCTGAAGCTACC is a window of Streptococcaceae bacterium ESL0729 DNA encoding:
- a CDS encoding dihydrolipoamide acetyltransferase family protein → MTEIFKMPDVGEGMHEGEIASWSVKVGDKVKEDDTLAEVQNDKLLQEILSPYSGTVTKLFVEAGTVVEVGAPLVEFDGDGSGAAAGQASPAASEAPSPAPAETPAQPAPVQPTPPVEEAPVQKIGAPIIDGKIRAMPSVRRLARISGVDLTKVPATGRHGQVTLQDVKNFKDAGQASPQAQAAPQAQEVTPQVEASPVSQKSAPQAPVKEGRVPMSPIRKAIARNMVSQKQEIPHVTLFEEVEVTKLMEHRANFKDIAAKDGVKLTYLAYVAKALSAMAKKFPDLNAHVDMAKSEIVYPEAINVGIAVDTPSGLFVPVVKNADSKSILAIASEIADLATRARDGKLTPDVSSGSTITISNIGSARGNWFTPVINVNESVILGLGTIAKEPVVNEEGEIVVGNMMKLSLSFDHRLIDGMLAQSAINYLKKLLADPNYMLMEV
- a CDS encoding thiamine pyrophosphate-dependent dehydrogenase E1 component subunit alpha, translated to MTKGLEILDFKKQMEAQDLEFPTLEVLDNDGKLVDQELFDEAGISDDDLVNIMKLMIRQYVLNERSTKLAKQGRLGFVAPTRGQEASQSATSYAFTDDDFLMPGYRDIPQMINKGFPIYKAFLWSRGHQIGNQMGDVKTWFPQIIIGAQFVQAAGIALGMKMRGKKSVAYTYTGDGGSSQGDTYEGMNTAGAYKANAVFFIQNNGFAISTPRNLQSSAPHLASKGWGAGIPSIVVDGMDALACYIAAKKAREWAVSGNGPVLIETLCDRLEPHSMSGDDPLRYRTKEDIEAWYKKDPLIRMRIFLEGKGLWSTDIEEKYMAEVNSEIDDAVKQADNVPKQKVSDFIKNTFEQPGFIMEEQIKKFEGEGK
- a CDS encoding alpha-ketoacid dehydrogenase subunit beta, whose translation is MAVKTYIAAITEALDLALERDENVLVFGEDVGENGGVFRATEGLNAKYGKDRVFNTPLAESAIGGMAIGLTTEDFRPVMEIQFFGFIFEVMDSIAAQMARNRFRFSATKQFPIVVRSPYGGGTHTPEMHADNLEGLMAQTPGLRVVMPSNPADAKGLLLAAIESNDPVIYLENLKLYRSVKAEVPEGYYTTPLDKAAVAREGSDITIVSYGGMVGNCLKAAENLEKEGISVEVIDLRTVSPIDVETIGKSVEKTGRVVVAQEAQRQAGIASSIMAEISERFILSLKAPIGRVSAPDSVYPFSMAENDWLPQVDDVVAKVKEIVEYD
- a CDS encoding gamma-glutamyl-gamma-aminobutyrate hydrolase family protein; amino-acid sequence: MAIIGIAGTTFNETEELPFHGNKVIYTRKGFTDVIQDLGHTPIIIPQDQPEKAATYMKLVDRLLLTGGEDVSPRFYGEEASTKLGKTDSSRDLFEFALIDEAVKANKPILGICRGLQVLNVKFGGSLYQDISLSGSQIKHLQIPTKQIFSTHPVKLKDGGILDFLGKEHWVNSFHHQAVKELAPGFDDIAYASDGLIEAIHNKENRALGIQWHPEATWDLSAGDKQIFSYFLNQL
- a CDS encoding lipoate--protein ligase produces the protein MRYIINNNKTAPFNIAMDEWLLTKLKPSEPVFALWQNKNAVIVGKHQNTFEEINAPFIKEHEIEVVRRVTGGGAVYHDLGNLNFTFIIPLDHPDKVDWKKFVEPMLRALNKLGIPAVASGRNDLMVDGKKISGNAQRYANGYLMHHGTLLFNSNVETLVRALNVSDEKFISKAVKSVRSRVGNIHDVVPELTFEEFHEAVRYELSDHDKDAEIVLNEDQLAEIKKAAKDKFSSWDWNYGQSPKFNYHAHEKFTGGIIDIKAQVEKGIIQSITFEGDFLDVEDVDNIVPKFVGLPFDEEKILDLLKKYESKKYFGTITPEEVASLFESAKEV